One region of Oryza sativa Japonica Group chromosome 10, ASM3414082v1 genomic DNA includes:
- the LOC4348829 gene encoding 2-oxoadipate dioxygenase/decarboxylase, chloroplastic/amyloplastic-like: protein MAVALAGARSPGAGAILSLRRLAPAAAAPVRLGGSGTPGTRRRRGIAMAAAASAPPAPADALPKGADSFFRTVISNMEKVYLSRNPTAKTILELVRSYDGDHICYDHFAFRTFGVDGYGIKSLAEFFTDFGYVPREELRFPAKKLRALWFSPPTNDGYTGTGVYGPLPRIFISELLVDELSPQSQDIIQKYIRTSGKGNKHATLASTSGELTWEKPIYSDFQVLSRESEYAAWTLVNGYALNHTTISTHRLISDIRSINKFNKFVEDNGFKLNSEGGILKVSPDGLLQQSSTVADSALFTFADGITESIPRSYIEFAERLVLPQFKDLPNDEVNEHHRRDGFEVGNADKIFESTSNDQLTRRSA, encoded by the exons aTGGCCGTGGCCCTTGCCGGCGCGAGATCCCCAGGAGCGGGCGCGATCCtcagcctccgccgcctcgcccccgccgccgcggcgcccgtaCGTCTGGGCGGAAGCGGAACCCCAGgcacccggcgccgccgcggcatcGCCATGGCGGCAGCTGcgtccgccccgcccgcgcccgccgatGCCCTCCCCAAG GGTGCTGATTCATTTTTCCGGACAGTTATCTCAAACATGGAGAAAGTATATCTGAGCAGAAATCCAACTGCCAAAACCATCCTGGAACTTGTTCGTTCTTATGATGGGGACCACATTTGCTATGATCATTTTGCTTTCAGAACATTTGGA GTTGATGGTTATGGTATAAAATCACTTGCTGAATTTTTTACTGACTTTGGTTATGTCCCTCGTGAAGAACTAAGGTTTCCAGCAAAAAAGTTAAGAGCACTATGGTTTTCTCCTCCCACCAATGATGGATACACTGGAACTGGTGTTTATGGGCCTTTGCCAAGGATATTCATTTCAGAACTACTTGTGGATGAGTTGAGTCCTCAGAGCCAG GACATCATTCAAAAATACATTAGAACTTCTGGTAAAGGAAATAAACATGCAACTCTTGCAAGTACATCAGGGGAGCTGACATGGGAGAAGCCCATTTATTCTGATTTCCAAGTTTTATCTAG GGAAAGTGAATATGCTGCATGGACTCTTGTTAATGGCTATGCACTAAATCATACCACAATTTCCACTCATCGCTTGATATCAGATATTAGAAGTATCAATAAGTTCAACAAATTTGTGGAGGACAATGGGTTCAAGTTAAATTCAGAAGGAGGGATTTTGAAAG TGAGTCCTGATGGTCTCCTCCAGCAAAGCTCAACTGTAGCTGATTCAGCGTTGTTTACTTTTGCTGATGGAATCACTGAATCCATTCCACGTTCCTATATTGAATTTGCTGAACGCCTGGTACTCCCACAGTTCAAAGATTTGCCAAATGATGAG GTCAACGAACACCACAGGCGCGATGGTTTTGAGGTAGGGAATGCGGACAAAATATTTGAGAGCACATCAAATGATCAGCTTACACGGAGATCTGCATAA
- the LOC4348831 gene encoding hypersensitive-induced reaction 1 protein translates to MGKLVAAIGKLLCCVQVDQSTVGIKERFGKYEEVLDPGCHCVPWIIGSRVAGELTLRLRQLDVRCETKTKDNVFVTVVASIQYRAMEDKASDAYYKLSNPKSQIQSYVFDVIRASIPKLELDDAFLQKNEIARAVEEELEKAMLAYGYEIVQTLIVDIEPDEKVKRAMNEINAAARLRVAANEKAEAEKIIQIKRAEGEAEAKYLSGLGIARQRQAIVDGLRDSVLGFSGNVPGTSAKDVMDLVLLTQYFDTMKEIGSTSKSSAIFLPHGPGAVADIASQIRDGCLQAHQTK, encoded by the exons ATGGGAAAATTGGTGGCAGCAATAGGTAAATTGCTCTGCTGTGTACAAGTTGACCAGTCAACAGTAGGCATCAAGGAAAGATTTGGGAAATATGAGGAGGTGCTTGATCCTGGATGTCACTGCGTGCCATGGATTATTGGAAGCCGTGTTGCTGGTGAGCTTACACTAAGGCTTAGGCAGCTAGATGTACGTTGTGAGACAAAGACAAAG GACAATGTTTTTGTTACGGTTGTTGCATCCATTCAATATCGAGCAATGGAGGACAAAGCAAGCGATGCATACTACAAGCTGAGCaacccaaaatcccaaatccaaTCTTATGTCTTTGATG tTATCAGGGCAAGTATTCCCAAACTAGAATTGGACGATGCTTTTCTGCAAAAGAATGAAATAGCAAGAGCtgtggaggaggagcttgagaaggCAATGCTAGCTTATGGTTATGAGATTGTGCAAACACTGATTGTTGACATAGAACCAGATGAGAAAGTTAAGAGGGCGATGAACGAAATTAATGCTG CTGCAAGGCTACGTGTTGCAGCAAATGAGAAGGCAGAGGCAGAGAAGATCATTCAGATCAAGAGGGCCGAGGGAGAGGCTGAAGCCAAGTATCTGTCTGGGCTTGGTATTGCAAGGCAGCGGCAGGCTATAGTTGATGGGCTAAGAGACAGTGTACTTGGCTTCTCTGGCAATGTTCCTGGGACTTCAGCTAAGGATGTGATGGATTTAGTCCTGCTGACGCAGTACTTTGACACTATGAAAGAGATCGGTTCAACATCCAAATCTTCAGCAATTTTCCTCCCTCATGGCCCTGGTGCTGTTGCAGATATTGCCAGTCAGATCCGTGATGGATGTCTTCAGGCTCATCAAACAAAGTGA
- the LOC4348832 gene encoding uncharacterized protein, whose amino-acid sequence MADGGEMDEEAMRAFFPMSFGKAPTRAGAAASAHASTLRKPPQNPSAKPSTSSAAAAAAAGDDDDDDDDDDDEGPMVGPPRPPPQPAGGGEGEDDEEGGGVMIGPPRPPPRSSSRGEGEDADGGMIGPPRPPPVKDDDEEDEDDDDDDGDDSDDEMEDDGERYNRIPLSNEVVLRGHTKVVSALAVDHTGSRVLSGSYDYTVCMYDFQGMNSKLQSFRQLEPFEGHQVRSLSWSPTSDRFLCVTGSAQAKIYDRDGLTLGEFIKGDMYIRDLKNTKGHISGLTGGEWNPKSKETILTSSEDGSIRLWDVSDFKSQKQVIKPKLARPMRIPVTSCAWDHEGKRIVGGIGDGSIQLWTVKTGWGSRPDIHVEKTHTEDITGVKFSTDGQILLSRSMDSTLKIWDLRKMKTPLKVFEDLPNHYAETNVAFSPDEQLIFTGTSIEKDGENGGLLCFFDRRKLELVSRVGISPHYSVIRCLWHPRINQVFATVGDKKEGGTHILYDPSISQRGALVCVGRAPRKKSVDDFEVQPVIHNPHALPLFRDQPSRKRQREKILKDPLKSHKPEAPVNGPGFGGRVGTTKGSLLTQYLLKEGGLIKETWMDEDPREAILKYADAAEKDPKFIAPAYSQTQPKPVFAESDSEGEEKK is encoded by the exons aTGGCGGACGGCGGGGAGATGGACGAGGAGGCCATGCGGGCCTTCTTCCCGATGTCCTTCGGCAAGGCGCCcacgcgcgccggcgccgccgcctccgcgcacgCCTCCACCCTCCGCAAGCCGCCCCAAAACCCTAGCGCCAagccctccacctcctccgctgccgccgccgccgccgcgggcgacgacgacgacgacgacgacgacgacgacgacgaagggcCCATGGTCGGGCCCCCTCGGCCCCCGCCCCAgcccgctggcggcggcgagggggaggacgacgaggagggcggcggggtgATGATTGggccacctcggccgccgccgcggtcgtcCTCTCGCGGTGAGGGGGAGGACGCGGATGGCGGCATGATTGGGCCGCCTCGGCCGCCACCGGTGAAGGAtgatgacgaggaggacgaggatgacgacgacgacgatggggaTGACAGCGACGACGAGATGGAGGATGACGGCGAGCGTTACAATCGGATTCCTCTCAGCAACGAAGTTGTTCTGCGGGGGCACACCAAG GTTGTCTCAGCCCTCGCTGTTGACCATACAGGATCCCGAGTGCTCTCTGGAAGCTATGACTACACTGTATGTATGTATGACTTCCAAGGTATGAACTCAAAGCTGCAATCATTCAGGCAGTTAGAACCCTTTGAGGGGCACCAAGTTCGCAGCTTAAGTTGGAGCCCAACATCGGATCGGTTCTTATGTGTTACTGGTTCAGCTCAGGCCAAG ATATATGATCGGGACGGGCTCACACTAGGTGAGTTTATTAAGGGTGACATGTATATCCGAGATCTGAAGAATACAAAAGGGCACATTTCTGGGCTTACCGGTGGTGAATGGAATCCCAAGTCAAAAGAAACCATACTGACGTCATCAGAAGATGGATCTATTCGTCTGTGGGATGTATCAGACTTTAAAAGTCAAAAGCAG GTCATAAAACCTAAGCTTGCAAGACCAATGCGAATTCCAGTTACCTCATGTGCCTGGGATCATGAAGGCAAGCGAATTGTTGGTGGGATAGGCGATGGTTCAATTCAG CTCTGGACTGTCAAGACTGGATGGGGAAGCAGGCCAGATATACATGTTGAGAAAACACATACGGAGGATATTACAGGGGTCAAGTTCTCCACAGATGGACAAATACTCCTGTCAAGAAGTATGGATAGTACTCTGAAG ATATGGGATTTGAGGAAAATGAAAACTcctttgaaagtttttgaagaTTTACCAAATCACTATGCTGAGACAAATGTGGCTTTCAGCCCCGATGAGCAACTTATTTTCACAGGAACTTCTATTGAGAAAGACGGTGAAAATGGAGGCCTACTTTGCTTCTTTGATAGAAGGAAACTTGAGCTTGTATCAAGGGTGGGGATTTCACCACATTATAGTGTGATAAGGTGTCTATGGCATCCAAGGATTAATCAA GTATTCGCAACAGTTGGGGATAAGAAGGAAGGTGGTACTCATATCTTATATGATCCTTCTATTAGTCAGAGAGGAGCACTTGTATGTGTTGGACGAGCACCTAGGAAAAAATCTGTTGACGATTTTGAGGTGCAACCTGTAATACATAATCCACATGCACTGCCACTATTTAGAGATCAACCAAGTCGGAAACGCCAAAGAGAGAAGATACTGAAAGACCCGCTCAAATCACATAAACCTGAAGCTCCAGTCAATGGTCCTGGCTTTGGTGGAAGAGTCGGTACTACAAAAGGCAGCTTGTTGACACAGTACCTCTTGAAG GAGGGTGGTTTGATTAAGGAGACATGGATGGACGAGGATCCAAGAGAGGCAATTTTGAAGTATGCAGATGCTGCAGAGAAAGATCCAAAGTTCATTGCACCAGCATATTCCCAAACTCAGCCGAAACCTGTATTTGCAGAGTCGGATTCTGAAGGCGAAGAGAAAAAATAA
- the LOC4348833 gene encoding membrane protein PM19L-like, with translation MALEHLGRRNVAGSLLLLNLLMYVFLLGFAGWALNSSIKNAGADVGVGWGEQPWSPYYRQSAWFASRFHLATFAALAGALGVAAKASAAYHGGRSGASWRPQGLAAAASLGTAAWAATALAFGVACREIHDAAAAGPAGAARGWRMRALEGLTVTLAFTQLLYVLLLHAAVAGERCGLACAADA, from the coding sequence ATGGCGTTGGAGCATCTCGGGAGGAGGAACGTGGCGgggtcgctgctgctgctgaaccTCCTCATGTACGTCTTCTTGCTGGGGTTCGCCGGGTGGGCGCTCAACAGCTCCATCAAGAacgccggcgccgacgtcggcgtcggctgGGGGGAGCAGCCGTGGTCGCCGTACTACCGCCAGAGCGCGTGGTTCGCCTCGAGGTTCCACCTCGCAACGTTCGCGGCGCTGGCGGGGGCGCTGGGCGTCGCGGCGAAGGCGTCCGCGGCGTACCACGGCGGCCGCTCGGGCGCGTCGTGGCGGCCGCaggggctcgccgccgcggcgtcgctcGGCACCGCCGCGTGGGCGGCCACCGCGCTGGCGTTCGGGGTGGCGTGCAGGGAgatccacgacgccgccgcggcggggcccgccggcgccgcgcgcgggtgGCGGATGCGCGCGCTGGAGGGGCTCACCGTGACGCTGGCGTTCACGCAGCTCCTCtacgtgctgctgctgcacgccgccgtcgccggcgagcgctgCGGCCTCGCCTGCGCCGCCGACGCATGA
- the LOC4348834 gene encoding bifunctional riboflavin kinase/FMN phosphatase isoform X2: MRAPKPIARLISHVILDLDGTLLNTDCVVSQVLKPFLVKNGKKWDSKKAHKLVGKTPYEAAAVVLEDYGLPYSTEEFLSMLTPMFNEQWCNIKALPGANRLIKHLKSNGVPAALASNSPRSNIDAKISCHQGWKESFSAIVGGDEVEKGKPSPDIFLEAAKRMNTNPPNCLVIEDSLPGVAAGKAAGMHVIAVPSVPKRTAEFSSADEVINSLLDVKPEKWGLPPFSDWIDDTLPIEPWFIGGPVIKGFGRGSKVLGIPTANLPAENFSDVLSEHTSGVYFGWAGLSTRGIFKMVMSIGWNPYFDNTEKTIEPWLLHDFGEDFYGEELRLVIVGYIRPEANFPSLESLIERIHEDARISDKALNLPLYAKYKDSPYLRNSLKEDNSANGNQSVIDSK; this comes from the exons ATGCGGG CTCCCAAGCCCATTGCTCGGCTTATTTCCCATGTCATTCTTGATTTAGATGGTACCCTCTTAAACACAG ACTGTGTTGTAAGTCAAGTGCTGAAACCATTTCTAGTCAAAAATGGGAAAAAGTGGGACAGCAAGAAAGCTCATAAATTAGTTGGAAAGACACCTTATGAGGCAGCAGCTGTTGTTTTAGAAGATTATGGACTCCCTTACTCAACAGAAGAATTTCTCTCAATGCTTACTCCAATGTTCAATGAGCA ATGGTGCAACATAAAAGCTCTTCCTGGAGCTAATCGGTTGATAAAACATTTGAAGAGTAATGGAGTACCAGCTGCTTTGGCTTCCAACTCACCAAGATCAAACATTGACGCAAAAATTTCCTGCCATCAAG GATGGAAAGAGTCGTTCTCCGCAATTGTTGGTGGTGATGAAGTAGAGAAGGGGAAGCCATCCCCAGATAT ATTTTTGGAAGCTGCAAAACGAATGAATACAAATCCTCCAAATTGCTTAGTAATCGAGGACTCCTT ACCAGGTGTTGCAGCTGGAAAAGCTGCAGGAATGCATGTCATAGCTGTACCTTCAGTCCCCAAAAGGACTGCTGAATTCAGTTCTGCTGATGAGGTGATCAATTCCCTCCTTGACGTAAAGCCTGAAAAATGGGGATTGCCACCATTTAGTGATT GGATCGATGATACCTTACCAATAGAACCATGGTTTATTGGTGGACCTGTGATTAAAGGATTTGGCCGTGGTTCTAAAGTACTAGGAATTCCAACAG CCAACTTACCTGCAGAAAACTTCTCCGACGTACTATCAGAGCATACATCAGGGGTATACTTTGGCTGGGCTGGACTTTCAACGCGAGGTATATTTAAGATGGTCATGAGCATTGGCTGGAACCCTTATTTTGATAACACGGAGAAGACTATT GAACCATGGTTGCTTCACGATTTTGGTGAAGACTTTTACGGAGAGGAGCTGCGCCTTGTTATTGTTGGTTACATACGACCCGAG GCCAACTTTCCTTCACTTGAGAGCTTGATAGAGAGGATTCACGAGGATGCAAGGATATCAGATAAGGCCCTGAATTTACCATTATACGCCAAGTATAAAGACTCGCCGTACCTAAGAAATTCCTTGAAGGAGGACAATTCTGCTAACGGGAACCAGTCAGTGATAGATTCCAAGTGA
- the LOC4348834 gene encoding bifunctional riboflavin kinase/FMN phosphatase isoform X1, giving the protein MAAPKPIARLISHVILDLDGTLLNTDCVVSQVLKPFLVKNGKKWDSKKAHKLVGKTPYEAAAVVLEDYGLPYSTEEFLSMLTPMFNEQWCNIKALPGANRLIKHLKSNGVPAALASNSPRSNIDAKISCHQGWKESFSAIVGGDEVEKGKPSPDIFLEAAKRMNTNPPNCLVIEDSLPGVAAGKAAGMHVIAVPSVPKRTAEFSSADEVINSLLDVKPEKWGLPPFSDWIDDTLPIEPWFIGGPVIKGFGRGSKVLGIPTANLPAENFSDVLSEHTSGVYFGWAGLSTRGIFKMVMSIGWNPYFDNTEKTIEPWLLHDFGEDFYGEELRLVIVGYIRPEANFPSLESLIERIHEDARISDKALNLPLYAKYKDSPYLRNSLKEDNSANGNQSVIDSK; this is encoded by the exons ATGGCAGCTCCCAAGCCCATTGCTCGGCTTATTTCCCATGTCATTCTTGATTTAGATGGTACCCTCTTAAACACAG ACTGTGTTGTAAGTCAAGTGCTGAAACCATTTCTAGTCAAAAATGGGAAAAAGTGGGACAGCAAGAAAGCTCATAAATTAGTTGGAAAGACACCTTATGAGGCAGCAGCTGTTGTTTTAGAAGATTATGGACTCCCTTACTCAACAGAAGAATTTCTCTCAATGCTTACTCCAATGTTCAATGAGCA ATGGTGCAACATAAAAGCTCTTCCTGGAGCTAATCGGTTGATAAAACATTTGAAGAGTAATGGAGTACCAGCTGCTTTGGCTTCCAACTCACCAAGATCAAACATTGACGCAAAAATTTCCTGCCATCAAG GATGGAAAGAGTCGTTCTCCGCAATTGTTGGTGGTGATGAAGTAGAGAAGGGGAAGCCATCCCCAGATAT ATTTTTGGAAGCTGCAAAACGAATGAATACAAATCCTCCAAATTGCTTAGTAATCGAGGACTCCTT ACCAGGTGTTGCAGCTGGAAAAGCTGCAGGAATGCATGTCATAGCTGTACCTTCAGTCCCCAAAAGGACTGCTGAATTCAGTTCTGCTGATGAGGTGATCAATTCCCTCCTTGACGTAAAGCCTGAAAAATGGGGATTGCCACCATTTAGTGATT GGATCGATGATACCTTACCAATAGAACCATGGTTTATTGGTGGACCTGTGATTAAAGGATTTGGCCGTGGTTCTAAAGTACTAGGAATTCCAACAG CCAACTTACCTGCAGAAAACTTCTCCGACGTACTATCAGAGCATACATCAGGGGTATACTTTGGCTGGGCTGGACTTTCAACGCGAGGTATATTTAAGATGGTCATGAGCATTGGCTGGAACCCTTATTTTGATAACACGGAGAAGACTATT GAACCATGGTTGCTTCACGATTTTGGTGAAGACTTTTACGGAGAGGAGCTGCGCCTTGTTATTGTTGGTTACATACGACCCGAG GCCAACTTTCCTTCACTTGAGAGCTTGATAGAGAGGATTCACGAGGATGCAAGGATATCAGATAAGGCCCTGAATTTACCATTATACGCCAAGTATAAAGACTCGCCGTACCTAAGAAATTCCTTGAAGGAGGACAATTCTGCTAACGGGAACCAGTCAGTGATAGATTCCAAGTGA
- the LOC107277649 gene encoding E3 ubiquitin-protein ligase WAV3 — MAVAKWERAKRALATRLCVRAPRVRAAAAEAEGEGEEGEGRGRSVAASPPAHVASSRRLSRCGSRSSTKICAICLGGMCSGNGQALFTAECSHKFHFHCISSSVRHGNTVCPICRAVWKELPFQGPLPAAAAADASLLGTARVNPHPLDDRHQHQRMAVVRRLSRGDSVTRQWQLPIFRTLDGGIFDDDEQLDLHPAEDVVGTQDVDSIVADEMAPASVGITTYAAFPAMEESVMVEEFAVLIHLKAPSSPATVTSRAPIDLVTVLDVSWSMAGTKLALLKRAMSFVIQALGPGDRLSVVTFSSSARRLFPLRKMTESGRQRALQRVSSLVADGGTNIADALRKAARVMEDRRERNPVCSIVLLSDGRDTYTVPVPRGGGGGGDQPDYAVLVPSSLLPGGGSARHVQVHAFGFGADHDSPAMHSIAEMSGGTFSFIDAAGSIQDAFAQCIGGLLSVVAQELRLSVECGDDGVLLTSVRSGGYASHVDGDGRGGFVDVGDLYADEERDFLVTVRVPAARGVSALITPSCTYRSTATMETVRVGGDTVTVPRTVDAPVGYDGMSPEVERELHRVQATEDMAAARAAAERGDFELAAAILDERRGVLESRADDDPQSVALAAELREMQDRVETRQRYEESGRAYMLAGLSSHSWQRATARGDSTELTSVIHTYQTPFMVDMLQRSQTLQPEVVVAMSRSAPLPAPSLSLSPPPPPSQLRRRSVRPAMSFPGRRS; from the exons ATGGCGGTGGCGAAGTGGGAGCGCGCCAAGCGCGCGCTTGCCACCAGGCTCTGCGTCCGCGCGCCGAgggtgcgggcggcggcggcggaggcggagggggagggggaggagggggaagggagggggaggtcggtggccgcctcgccgcccgcgcaTGTGGCCTCCTCGCGGCGGCTGTCGAGGTGCGGGAGCAGGAGCTCCACG AAGATATGTGCCATTTGCCTCGGAGGAATGTGTTCAGGCAATGGCCAAGCCTTGTTCACCGCGGAATGCTCCCACAAGTTCCACTTCCACTGCATCTCCTCCAGCGTTCGCCACGGCAACACCGTCTGCCCGATTTGCCGCGCCGTGTGGAAGGAGCTGCCGTTCCAGGGCCCTCtccctgcagcagcagcagcagatgctAGTCTTCTTGGAACAGCTCGAGTGAACCCTCACCCACTGGATGACAGGCATCAGCATCAGCGAATGGCCGTTGTCCGCAGGCTGTCTCGCGGAGACAGCGTGACCCGGCAATGGCAGCTCCCGATCTTTCGTACGCTGGATGGCGGCATTTTCGATGACGATGAACAGTTGGATCTTCATCCTGCTGAAGATGTGGTTGGAACTCAGGATGTTGATTCGATCGTCGCTGATGAAATGGCGCCTGCTTCTGTTGGGATCACGACGTACGCTGCGTTCCCGGCGATGGAGGAGTCTGTGATGGTTGAGGAGTTTGCGGTGTTGATCCACCTGAAGGCTCcgtcttctccggcgacggTGACCTCCCGCGCGCCCATCGACCTCGTCACCGTGCTCGACGTGAGCTGGAGCATGGCCGGGACGAAGCTGGCGCTGCTGAAGCGCGCCATGAGCTTCGTGATCCAGGCGCTCGGCCCCGGCGACCGGCTGTCCGTCGTCACGTtctcgtcgtcggcgaggaggctGTTCCCGCTGAGGAAGATGACGGAGTCCGGGCGGCAGCGCGCGTTGCAGAGGGTGAGCTcgctcgtcgccgacggcggcaCCAACATCGCCGACGCGCTGAGGAAGGCGGCGAGGGTGATGGAGGACAGGAGGGAGAGGAACCCCGTGTGCAGCATCGTCCTCCTCTCCGACGGCCGGGACACCTACACCGTCCCGgtgccgcgcggcggcggcggcggcggcgaccagccgGACTACGCCGTGCTCGTCCCGAGCTCGCTCCTTCCCGGTGGCGGGTCGGCGCGCCACGTGCAGGTCCACGCCTTCGGCTTCGGCGCCGACCACGACTCGCCGGCGATGCACTCCATCGCTGAGATGTCCGGCGGCACGTTCTCGTTCATCGACGCGGCGGGCTCGATCCAGGACGCGTTCGCCCAGTGCATCGGCGGCCTACTCAGCGTGGTGGCGCAGGAGCTGCGGCTGAGCGTCGagtgcggcgacgacggcgtgctGCTGACCTCCGTCAGGTCGGGCGGCTACGCGAGCCAcgtggacggcgacggccgcggcggcttcGTCGACGTCGGCGACCTCTACGCCGACGAGGAGAGGGACTTCCTCGTCACCGTgcgcgtcccggcggcgcgcggggtgtCCGCCCTGATCACGCCGAGCTGCACCTACCGGAGCACGGCCACCATGGAGACCGTCCGCGTCGGGGGCGACACGGTGACCGTCCCTCGCACGGTGGACGCCCCCGTGGGCTACGACGGCATGTCGCCGGAGGTCGAGCGGGAGCTGCATCGCGTCCAGGCCACGGAGGACatggccgccgcgcgcgccgccgcggagcgGGGCGACTTCGAGctggccgccgccatcctcgacGAGCGCCGCGGCGTGCTCGAGTCGCGGGCGGACGACGACCCGCAGTCCGTGGCGCTGGCGGCGGAGCTGAGGGAGATGCAGGACAGGGTGGAGACGCGGCAGCGGTACGAGGAGTCCGGCCGCGCCTACATGCTCGCCGGCCTGAGCTCCCACTCGTGGCAGCGCgccacggcgcgcggcgacTCGACGGAGCTCACCAGCGTCATCCATACCTACCAGACGCCCTTCATGGTCGACATGCTGCAGCGCTCGCAGACGCTCCAGCCGGAGGTCGTCGTGGCGATGAGCCGCTCGGCGCCGCTACCGGCGCCGTCCctgtcgctgtcgccgccgccgccgccgtcgcagctgCGGCGCCGCTCGGTGAGGCCGGCCATGTCGTTCCCCGGGCGGCGTTCGTGA